The Aeromicrobium sp. Leaf245 genome includes a region encoding these proteins:
- a CDS encoding DUF3072 domain-containing protein, whose protein sequence is MTESNMHSDGDDTTRPTGEVLGADAGGTTVKDPEDWVTGDEPMTGAQRSYLDTLARDAGETLSADLTKAEASEHIERLQQETGRGTST, encoded by the coding sequence ATGACTGAATCGAACATGCATTCTGACGGTGACGACACCACTCGGCCCACGGGCGAGGTCCTCGGCGCCGACGCGGGCGGGACCACCGTGAAGGACCCGGAGGACTGGGTGACCGGCGACGAGCCCATGACCGGGGCGCAGCGCAGCTACCTGGACACGCTCGCCCGCGACGCGGGGGAGACGCTGTCGGCCGACCTCACCAAGGCCGAGGCCTCCGAGCACATCGAACGGCTGCAGCAGGAGACCGGCCGCGGCACGTCGACGTGA
- a CDS encoding ANTAR domain-containing response regulator — translation MSPTPPETALPDDAARDASAARPRVVIAEDEALIRLDLAEMLEEEGYDVVGQAADGLEAVELATSLEPDLVMMDVKMPRLDGIAAATRIAGQRIAPVVMLTAFSQRELVERARQSGAMAYLVKPFTASDLVPAIEMARSRFAELAALEAEVEDLSDQLATRKVVERAKAQLQAALGLSEPEAFGWIQRTAMDLRMSMRTVAERVVEHGVDGSTRGDAGELPE, via the coding sequence GTGAGCCCCACCCCACCTGAGACGGCCCTCCCCGACGACGCGGCCCGCGACGCCTCCGCCGCGAGGCCTCGCGTCGTCATCGCCGAGGACGAGGCGTTGATCCGCCTCGACCTCGCCGAGATGCTCGAGGAGGAGGGGTACGACGTCGTCGGGCAGGCGGCCGACGGGCTCGAGGCCGTGGAGCTCGCCACGTCGCTCGAGCCCGACCTCGTGATGATGGACGTGAAGATGCCGCGGCTCGACGGCATCGCCGCGGCGACGCGGATCGCCGGCCAGCGGATCGCGCCGGTGGTGATGCTGACGGCGTTCAGTCAGCGCGAGCTGGTCGAGCGTGCGCGCCAGTCCGGCGCCATGGCCTACCTCGTGAAGCCGTTCACCGCCTCCGACCTGGTGCCGGCCATCGAGATGGCCCGCAGCCGGTTCGCGGAGCTGGCCGCCCTGGAGGCCGAGGTCGAGGACCTGAGCGACCAGCTCGCGACGCGCAAGGTGGTCGAGCGGGCCAAGGCCCAGCTGCAGGCTGCGCTGGGACTGAGCGAGCCCGAGGCCTTCGGCTGGATCCAGCGCACGGCCATGGACCTGCGGATGTCGATGCGGACCGTCGCCGAGCGCGTGGTCGAGCACGGCGTCGACGGATCCACTCGTGGGGACGCCGGAGAACTGCCGGAGTGA